One Anaerobaca lacustris DNA window includes the following coding sequences:
- the secA gene encoding preprotein translocase subunit SecA, whose amino-acid sequence MAFEKVSRVLLKIFGSRNERLVKSYKGMVERANAFEDAIRQLDDAALKAKTAEFKAALAAGADPDDILPEAFAVVRETARRTVEMRHFDVQLIGGNVLFDGKIAEMATGEGKTLVATLAAYLVHLTGRHVHLVTVNDYLAKRDAEWMAPVYNALGMTVGAIQADMDSAGQERKETYLCDVTYGTNNEFGFDYLRDNMKTSLEQMVQGWLQYAIVDEVDSILIDEARTPLIISGPAFDDVTRYKKADQIARQLLALQGGYTRTKAQIDAAERRIANAQGELSEAKKDKDNKRIEKAQQAIRKAQEEIEAAQARLAEATQYFEVEFDRKQVRMTDEGEKAAQDIAGMGSFYTGTNIDWPHLLQQSLRAHVVFEKEKDYVVMDGKVVIVDEFTGRLMQGRQWSDGLHQAVEAKEGVTVKEESQTLATITLQNFFKLYDDIAGMTGTAATEADEFMKIYKLDVVVIPTNKPCIRDDRQDVIYKSLAEKFNAIAEEIYEISAAGRPVLVGTISIEKSELLSTALTKRHGLDHEVLNAKQHAREAQIVLKAGHQHKAHDGTMRGNVTIATNMAGRGTDIKLGPGVADIGGLHILGTERHEARRIDNQLRGRAGRQGDAGSSQFFLSFDDDLMRVFAPEWTVKALSWIGWEEGQPIYHGRISKGIEKAQKKVEERNFEIRKSLLEYDEVMDHQRKIFYSRRRQVLEGRNLKAMIEEMIDHTITSHCSSILDKEYPFRCMLEWARANFDVELKISDVAEAEPLDVEALIKNRAKDAARSNISLSLGEYLEDYSDPSTWDVAGLTKWAMSAFKVNLSASKVKNLSPEEIEEQLVAAAAEQVDKRDCSPLAEFLRDDFAVRRLAEWARAKFDLKLDVERLKELNAKQARDLMLGETAEKYRRREIEYPVEFAMSMAYGSQGANVYGFESLAQWASKKYNADLSAEWLQNAKPREVQEQLLQLSESYNDGKLDQELADKIGHLNLEELTRWVNERFEASLEPEDLGQDEEREECLRTTAHRFLRRELADLERYVLVQVYDSTWKDHLYAMDHLKDSIWTRSFAEKDPKVEYKREGYRMFNEMLESIEDRVTDIIFRVHLEAGTRARSVWNVSQTTHDEVGQFAMAERQRAAAQAPQGEQKVKQIRLEQPKVGRNDPCPCGSGKKYKKCHGQDA is encoded by the coding sequence ATGGCTTTCGAAAAGGTAAGCAGAGTTCTCCTGAAGATCTTCGGCTCGCGCAACGAGCGTCTGGTCAAGTCGTACAAGGGCATGGTCGAGCGGGCCAATGCGTTCGAGGATGCGATTCGCCAACTCGACGATGCGGCGTTGAAGGCCAAGACCGCCGAGTTCAAGGCGGCTCTGGCGGCCGGCGCCGACCCGGACGACATCCTGCCCGAGGCGTTTGCCGTGGTGCGGGAGACCGCCCGGCGGACCGTCGAGATGCGGCACTTCGACGTCCAGCTCATCGGCGGCAACGTGTTGTTCGACGGCAAGATCGCCGAGATGGCCACCGGCGAGGGCAAGACGCTCGTGGCCACTCTGGCGGCCTACCTGGTGCATTTGACGGGGCGGCACGTGCACCTCGTGACCGTCAACGACTACCTGGCCAAGCGCGACGCCGAGTGGATGGCCCCGGTCTACAACGCGCTCGGGATGACGGTCGGAGCGATCCAGGCCGACATGGATTCGGCCGGCCAGGAACGAAAAGAAACCTATCTGTGCGATGTCACGTACGGGACCAACAACGAGTTCGGCTTCGACTATCTGCGCGACAACATGAAGACGTCGCTGGAGCAGATGGTCCAGGGCTGGCTTCAGTACGCCATCGTCGATGAGGTGGATTCGATTCTGATCGACGAGGCGAGAACGCCGCTGATCATCTCGGGCCCCGCCTTCGACGACGTGACGCGCTACAAGAAGGCCGACCAGATCGCACGTCAGTTGCTCGCGCTGCAAGGTGGCTACACCCGGACCAAGGCGCAGATCGACGCGGCCGAGCGCAGGATCGCCAACGCCCAGGGCGAGTTGTCCGAGGCCAAGAAGGACAAGGACAACAAACGCATCGAAAAGGCCCAGCAGGCCATCCGGAAGGCCCAGGAGGAGATCGAGGCCGCCCAGGCCAGGCTGGCGGAGGCGACCCAGTACTTCGAGGTCGAATTCGACCGCAAGCAGGTGCGCATGACCGACGAGGGCGAGAAGGCCGCCCAGGACATCGCCGGGATGGGGTCGTTCTACACCGGGACGAACATCGACTGGCCGCACCTCTTGCAGCAGAGCCTCCGCGCGCACGTGGTCTTCGAGAAGGAGAAGGACTACGTCGTGATGGACGGCAAGGTCGTCATCGTCGACGAGTTCACGGGCCGGCTGATGCAGGGCCGGCAGTGGTCCGACGGTCTGCACCAGGCGGTCGAGGCCAAAGAGGGCGTCACCGTCAAGGAGGAGAGCCAAACGCTGGCGACGATCACGCTCCAGAATTTTTTCAAGCTCTACGACGACATTGCCGGCATGACCGGCACGGCGGCCACCGAGGCCGACGAGTTCATGAAGATCTACAAGCTGGACGTCGTGGTGATCCCGACGAACAAGCCGTGCATCCGGGACGACCGGCAGGACGTGATCTACAAGTCGCTGGCGGAGAAGTTCAATGCGATTGCCGAGGAGATTTACGAGATCAGCGCCGCCGGGCGGCCCGTTCTGGTCGGCACGATCAGCATCGAGAAGAGTGAGTTGCTCTCGACGGCGCTGACGAAACGGCACGGGCTCGACCACGAGGTCCTCAACGCCAAGCAGCACGCCCGCGAGGCACAGATCGTTCTGAAGGCGGGCCACCAGCACAAGGCCCACGACGGCACGATGCGCGGCAACGTGACCATCGCGACGAACATGGCCGGCCGGGGCACCGACATCAAGCTCGGTCCCGGCGTGGCGGACATTGGCGGTCTGCACATCCTCGGCACCGAGCGGCATGAAGCCCGGCGGATCGACAACCAGCTTCGCGGGCGCGCCGGTCGCCAGGGCGACGCCGGATCGAGCCAGTTCTTCCTGAGCTTCGACGACGATCTGATGCGCGTCTTCGCCCCGGAGTGGACGGTCAAGGCGCTGTCCTGGATCGGCTGGGAGGAAGGTCAGCCCATCTACCACGGCCGGATCAGCAAGGGCATCGAGAAGGCCCAGAAGAAGGTCGAGGAACGGAACTTCGAAATTCGCAAGAGCCTGCTCGAATACGACGAAGTGATGGACCACCAGCGGAAGATTTTCTACTCCCGCCGGCGGCAGGTGCTCGAAGGACGCAACCTCAAGGCGATGATCGAGGAGATGATCGACCACACGATCACCAGCCACTGCAGTTCCATTCTCGACAAAGAGTATCCGTTCCGGTGCATGCTCGAATGGGCGCGCGCGAATTTCGACGTCGAGTTGAAGATTTCCGACGTGGCCGAGGCCGAGCCCCTGGACGTTGAAGCCCTCATCAAGAACCGCGCCAAAGACGCCGCCCGGAGCAATATCTCCCTGTCTCTGGGTGAATACCTTGAGGACTATTCCGATCCGAGCACCTGGGACGTGGCGGGCCTGACCAAGTGGGCGATGTCGGCGTTCAAGGTCAATCTCAGTGCGAGCAAGGTCAAGAACCTCTCGCCCGAGGAGATCGAGGAGCAGCTCGTTGCGGCTGCCGCCGAGCAGGTAGACAAGAGGGACTGTTCGCCGCTGGCCGAGTTTCTCCGAGACGATTTCGCCGTGCGTCGCCTGGCCGAATGGGCGCGGGCCAAGTTCGATTTGAAGCTCGACGTCGAGCGGCTCAAGGAACTGAACGCCAAACAGGCCCGCGATCTGATGCTCGGCGAGACGGCGGAGAAATACCGCCGGCGTGAGATCGAGTATCCGGTCGAGTTCGCCATGAGCATGGCGTACGGTTCGCAGGGGGCCAACGTCTATGGGTTCGAGTCGCTGGCCCAGTGGGCGAGCAAGAAGTACAACGCCGACCTTTCGGCCGAGTGGCTGCAAAACGCCAAGCCGCGAGAGGTGCAGGAGCAGTTGCTGCAACTCAGCGAGAGCTACAACGACGGCAAGCTCGACCAGGAACTGGCCGACAAGATCGGCCATCTGAATCTCGAGGAACTGACCCGATGGGTCAACGAGAGGTTCGAGGCCTCGCTGGAGCCCGAAGACCTGGGCCAGGACGAGGAACGCGAGGAATGCCTCAGAACGACCGCACATCGCTTCCTGCGCCGCGAGCTGGCGGACCTGGAACGGTATGTTCTGGTGCAGGTCTACGACAGCACGTGGAAAGACCATCTCTACGCGATGGACCACCTCAAGGACAGCATCTGGACGCGCTCGTTTGCCGAGAAGGACCCTAAGGTCGAGTACAAGCGCGAAGGCTACCGGATGTTCAACGAGATGCTCGAATCGATCGAGGATCGCGTGACGGACATCATCTTCCGGGTCCATCTCGAAGCCGGCACGCGGGCGCGGAGCGTCTGGAACGTCAGCCAGACCACGCACGACGAGGTGGGGCAGTTCGCGATGGCCGAGCGGCAGCGTGCCGCCGCCCAGGCCCCGCAAGGGGAGCAGAAGGTCAAGCAGATCCGCCTGGAACAGCCCAAGGTCGGACGCAACGACCCGTGCCCGTGCGGCAGCGGCAAGAAATACAAGAAATGCCACGGCCAGGACGCCTGA
- the efp gene encoding elongation factor P → MRASEMRKGQTIKIDDKLYAIVDFQHVKLGKGGAVYQTKLKSLMDGSIQNVRLRSEEVIEEAFLDKRNYEYLYSSGDEHVLMDTETFDQIALDDDAFGDGPKYLKPNTPLQVSMYEGKPVVVTLPNTVDLEVTDTPPEIKGATATNQTKPATMETGLVVTVPPFVKVGELIRVDTRTGEYVTRVKE, encoded by the coding sequence ATGAGAGCATCGGAAATGCGCAAGGGCCAGACGATCAAGATCGACGACAAGCTCTATGCGATCGTCGATTTTCAGCATGTCAAACTAGGCAAAGGCGGGGCCGTCTACCAGACCAAACTCAAGAGTCTGATGGACGGCTCGATCCAGAACGTGCGGCTGCGCAGCGAAGAGGTCATCGAAGAGGCCTTCCTCGACAAGCGCAACTATGAGTACCTGTATTCCTCGGGTGACGAGCACGTTCTGATGGATACCGAGACGTTCGATCAGATTGCCCTCGACGACGATGCATTCGGCGACGGCCCGAAGTATCTCAAACCCAACACACCGCTCCAGGTCAGCATGTATGAAGGCAAACCCGTCGTCGTGACGCTCCCCAATACCGTGGACCTCGAAGTGACCGACACCCCCCCGGAGATCAAGGGCGCCACCGCCACGAACCAGACCAAGCCGGCGACGATGGAGACGGGGCTCGTGGTTACCGTGCCGCCGTTCGTCAAGGTGGGCGAGCTGATCCGCGTGGACACGCGCACGGGCGAGTACGTCACGCGGGTCAAGGAATAG
- a CDS encoding ADP-ribosylglycohydrolase family protein → MLGAIAGDIAGSAYESGPTKRKDVPLFGPLATFTDDTVLTVAIADAVLGDRDYGRALRTYTRRHPLRGYGGHFLRWAAASGMGPYNSFGNGSAMRVSPVAWAFDSQDDVLREAARTAECTHNHPEGIKGAQATALAVFLARNGGDKESIRRHISELLGYDLSRTVDEIRPGYSFDVTCQGSVPEAIIAFLDSHSYEDALRNAVSLGGDSDTQACIAGAIAEAYYKDIPTEFLRQIRTHLTEDLWDATVRFYRRHGIPAILERIESSDPP, encoded by the coding sequence ATGCTGGGAGCCATTGCAGGCGACATCGCAGGATCGGCCTACGAGAGCGGGCCGACCAAACGCAAGGACGTGCCGCTGTTCGGGCCGCTGGCCACCTTCACCGACGACACGGTCCTGACGGTGGCGATCGCCGATGCGGTGCTGGGCGATCGCGACTACGGGCGTGCCTTGCGAACGTATACCCGTCGCCACCCCTTACGCGGCTACGGCGGCCATTTTCTGCGATGGGCGGCGGCATCGGGGATGGGACCCTACAACAGCTTCGGCAACGGCTCGGCTATGCGGGTCAGTCCCGTGGCCTGGGCGTTCGATTCGCAGGACGACGTCCTGCGCGAGGCGGCGAGGACCGCCGAGTGCACACACAACCATCCCGAGGGCATCAAGGGGGCTCAAGCGACGGCGCTGGCGGTCTTTCTCGCTCGAAACGGCGGGGACAAGGAGTCGATTCGCCGGCACATCAGCGAGCTTCTCGGGTACGACCTGTCGCGAACGGTCGATGAGATTCGGCCCGGCTATTCGTTCGACGTGACCTGCCAGGGTTCCGTGCCGGAGGCCATCATCGCCTTCCTCGACTCCCACTCGTACGAAGACGCCCTGCGTAACGCCGTCTCGCTGGGCGGCGACAGCGACACCCAGGCCTGCATCGCCGGGGCTATCGCCGAGGCGTATTACAAGGACATCCCCACTGAGTTTCTCCGACAGATTCGCACGCACCTGACCGAAGACCTCTGGGACGCGACCGTGCGGTTCTACAGACGCCACGGCATCCCGGCGATCCTCGAACGGATCGAGTCATCCGACCCGCCATAG
- a CDS encoding FAD-dependent oxidoreductase, protein MSNRMNRRDCLRALGLSGLTAGLGLAATQPARAQGVGESSGFQSSVIDARKIQDARLAATIVDGKVIQPQRELPILHQTDVLVVGGGSAGVVAAIAAKRAGASVTLVERYGHFGGLWTGGLVVLILGHIVKGGKQVCQGIGEEMMRRMDKLDGAIINRRPGVNPTVDAEAAKYVMVEMIEEAGVDVFLHCWGVDAIVTQNTVRGVVFESKSGRQAILAKTVVDATGDGDLFAAAGAEFEHRSHNVGLVSRIGNLDQVDAEKAKEAPKPRRLGSATPAPGVNWVNLTGPEVDGLDLATLTRMEINHRKFIWKDVQRARQTPGYEKVYLVETAPQIGVRITRVLNGLNRVRLSDLKAATKFPDVVGVGGASNATHGEWQIPYGALVPTTVDNVLASGRCISMDMGMADLVRLIPNCFVTGHAAGVAAAVAVQDNCRPRDVDIAKVQKILRQQEAYLG, encoded by the coding sequence ATGAGCAATCGTATGAATCGACGGGACTGCCTGCGAGCGCTGGGCTTGTCGGGACTGACCGCCGGACTGGGATTAGCCGCCACGCAGCCGGCTCGCGCCCAGGGCGTCGGCGAATCGAGCGGGTTCCAGAGTTCGGTCATCGACGCGCGCAAGATCCAGGACGCCCGTTTGGCTGCGACGATCGTCGACGGCAAGGTGATCCAGCCGCAACGCGAACTGCCAATCCTCCATCAGACCGACGTGCTGGTGGTCGGGGGCGGATCGGCCGGTGTCGTGGCCGCCATCGCCGCCAAGCGCGCCGGCGCCAGCGTCACGCTGGTCGAGCGTTACGGACACTTCGGAGGGCTCTGGACCGGCGGACTCGTGGTACTGATCCTCGGGCATATCGTCAAAGGGGGCAAGCAGGTTTGCCAGGGGATCGGCGAAGAGATGATGCGCCGAATGGACAAGCTCGACGGCGCGATCATCAACCGCCGTCCCGGCGTCAATCCGACCGTCGATGCCGAGGCCGCCAAGTATGTCATGGTCGAGATGATCGAGGAGGCGGGCGTCGACGTGTTCCTTCACTGCTGGGGCGTCGACGCCATCGTCACGCAGAACACTGTGCGTGGCGTCGTGTTCGAGAGCAAATCGGGCCGCCAGGCCATTCTGGCCAAGACAGTGGTCGACGCGACCGGCGACGGCGACCTGTTCGCGGCAGCCGGCGCCGAGTTCGAGCACCGCTCGCACAACGTCGGTCTCGTCTCGCGGATCGGCAACCTGGACCAGGTCGATGCGGAGAAGGCCAAAGAGGCCCCGAAGCCCCGCCGTCTGGGCTCGGCCACGCCCGCCCCGGGCGTCAACTGGGTCAACCTGACCGGCCCGGAGGTGGACGGATTGGATCTCGCGACGCTGACACGCATGGAGATAAACCATCGCAAGTTCATCTGGAAGGATGTTCAGAGGGCACGTCAGACGCCCGGCTATGAGAAGGTCTATCTCGTCGAGACCGCGCCGCAGATCGGCGTGCGGATCACCCGTGTCCTCAACGGCCTGAACCGCGTCCGGCTGTCGGACCTCAAGGCGGCGACGAAGTTCCCCGACGTCGTCGGCGTGGGCGGCGCGTCCAACGCCACACACGGCGAATGGCAGATTCCCTATGGGGCTCTGGTGCCCACCACAGTGGATAACGTTCTTGCGTCGGGGCGATGCATCAGCATGGACATGGGCATGGCCGACCTGGTGCGTCTGATCCCCAACTGCTTTGTCACCGGCCACGCCGCCGGCGTCGCAGCGGCCGTAGCTGTCCAGGACAACTGCCGACCCCGCGACGTGGACATCGCGAAGGTCCAGAAGATCCTCCGCCAACAGGAGGCCTATCTCGGGTGA
- a CDS encoding 4Fe-4S dicluster domain-containing protein, which produces MSGPAEPNRHSDTTQVVRPRRVRVIVRSVCLVAVVVVLLTGRQTRWPVVVAAMSPFIATGSILATRTVSVMACLGLAVGFVALLRARWFCRWICPLGFGADGVSRMGRRYGRKPAKRLSLGRWIVLLTLAGACLGYPVLLWLDPLAIFSGAFGFAAWPAIVPLLILLAMSFMWPHIWCSRICPLGAFQDMLSSLARHIRRQTEEGPPPQRWSLPVARRTVLGIGAGAALASAARLAHRPASRPLRPPGAIDEPGLLGVCIRCGNCIRACPTRIIEASLSEHGMASLLTPILQFRENYCLVDCTKCMEVCPSGALVRLSAENKARSPIGLPKVDMNVCLLGADRECAECRRWCPHEAIRYVWSESEYTLIPQIDPQKCTGCGACEAVCPTKPNKAIVVVPLGDSTGG; this is translated from the coding sequence GTGAGCGGTCCGGCCGAACCCAACAGGCACTCCGACACGACGCAGGTCGTACGACCCCGTCGCGTTCGCGTCATCGTACGAAGCGTCTGCCTGGTTGCCGTCGTCGTCGTGCTTCTGACCGGCCGACAAACGCGCTGGCCGGTCGTCGTTGCGGCGATGAGCCCGTTCATCGCCACTGGCTCGATCCTGGCGACCCGCACCGTCAGCGTCATGGCATGCCTGGGCCTGGCCGTGGGGTTTGTCGCCCTCTTGCGGGCCCGCTGGTTCTGCCGGTGGATCTGCCCCCTGGGATTCGGCGCCGACGGCGTAAGCCGCATGGGCCGGCGATACGGTCGAAAGCCGGCAAAGCGACTCTCGCTCGGGCGATGGATCGTGCTGCTGACCCTGGCGGGCGCGTGCCTGGGCTATCCTGTGCTGTTGTGGCTGGACCCATTGGCGATCTTCTCCGGCGCGTTCGGGTTCGCCGCATGGCCAGCCATCGTCCCCCTGCTGATCCTCCTGGCGATGAGCTTCATGTGGCCACACATCTGGTGCAGTCGTATCTGCCCATTGGGAGCGTTTCAGGACATGCTCAGCTCCCTGGCCCGCCACATCCGCAGGCAAACCGAGGAAGGGCCTCCGCCGCAGCGGTGGAGTCTGCCTGTCGCCAGGCGAACGGTGCTCGGCATCGGCGCCGGCGCTGCATTGGCCTCGGCAGCGCGTCTCGCCCACCGACCCGCCTCGCGGCCGTTGCGCCCGCCGGGCGCGATCGACGAGCCGGGGCTTCTCGGCGTCTGCATCCGCTGCGGCAACTGCATTCGCGCATGCCCAACCCGCATCATCGAGGCGTCGCTCAGTGAACATGGAATGGCGAGCCTCCTGACGCCCATCCTGCAATTCCGAGAGAACTACTGCCTGGTCGATTGCACAAAGTGCATGGAGGTCTGCCCCAGCGGCGCGCTGGTCCGGCTGTCGGCCGAGAACAAGGCCAGGAGCCCCATCGGGCTGCCCAAGGTCGATATGAACGTGTGCTTGTTGGGTGCCGATCGCGAGTGCGCGGAATGCCGCCGATGGTGTCCGCATGAGGCGATTCGCTACGTATGGTCGGAGAGCGAGTACACGCTCATTCCGCAGATCGATCCCCAGAAGTGCACCGGCTGTGGCGCCTGTGAGGCGGTCTGCCCCACGAAACCGAACAAAGCCATCGTCGTTGTACCCCTCGGCGATTCGACTGGCGGCTAA
- the rnr gene encoding ribonuclease R, with translation MPNVYRDRIVKMLQHADYTPVKLAQLAKALGVESDAYPEFKAAFEELRRAGHVVIGGGNLVTLPSMAGQIVGTFRKNAKGFGFVVPLEANAHGDLFIPPDSTGDAMTGDTVLAKATRKGKRAGETRYTGEIIEVLERADNQFVGTLMRHPEAWIVQPDGSRFIEPIVVEDVAAKNAREKDKVVVEILSYPTEKYLARGVIIEVLGRAGQYDTEIQAAIRQFHLPGAFDEECVEQARSAAAAFGAEPGAEREDITDKMIVTIDPPDAKDFDDAISLETDTDGNWVLGVHIADVSHFIPAGSALDEEARLRGNSVYLPGKTIPMLPEVLSNGICSLQPDQPRFTKSVYITYDDAGKILHRRFANSIIRSKARLTYELADRILKGHTKGAKPEVIQLLGKMESLARRIEKRRTDDGMLHLDLPEPELDFDESGQVVDAHPADNSYPHTIIEMFMVEANDAVASLLDRLDVPFMRRIHPEPDALSIKNLSKLLRTMGFPMPRNPDRGAIQDLLDSVKDAERSLAVNLVVLRSFEKAQYAPLHIGHYALASTHYCHFTSPIRRYADLLVHRQLQFHLQDRMDTARQIAAGQDLAAVGKHITFTEQRAEDAERDLVAVLTLQMLSKRVGEELDCVVTGLAGFGLFVQSRKFGIEGLIKFEDLGPDKWQLNKPAQCVVGERSGQEVHLGQPMHVRIVSVNVPGRQLNLAPVTLLGEGRGKSRRESDRKPRRNARKSARKPQTKKKRHK, from the coding sequence ATGCCGAACGTGTATCGAGACCGGATCGTCAAGATGCTCCAGCACGCTGACTACACCCCCGTGAAGCTGGCGCAACTGGCCAAGGCGCTTGGCGTGGAATCCGACGCCTATCCGGAGTTCAAGGCGGCCTTCGAAGAGCTGCGCCGCGCCGGGCACGTCGTCATCGGGGGCGGCAACCTCGTGACCCTGCCCTCGATGGCCGGCCAGATCGTCGGCACCTTCCGCAAGAACGCCAAGGGGTTCGGGTTCGTCGTGCCGCTCGAAGCGAATGCCCACGGGGATCTGTTCATCCCGCCCGACAGCACCGGCGACGCCATGACCGGCGATACCGTTCTTGCCAAAGCCACACGCAAGGGCAAACGGGCCGGCGAGACGCGATACACCGGTGAGATCATCGAAGTGCTCGAACGCGCCGACAACCAGTTCGTCGGTACGCTGATGCGGCATCCTGAGGCGTGGATCGTTCAGCCCGACGGCAGCCGGTTCATCGAGCCGATCGTCGTCGAGGACGTCGCAGCCAAGAACGCCAGGGAGAAAGATAAGGTCGTCGTCGAGATCCTGTCGTATCCGACCGAGAAGTATCTGGCCCGAGGCGTTATCATCGAGGTGCTCGGTCGTGCGGGGCAGTACGACACGGAGATTCAGGCGGCCATACGGCAGTTTCACCTGCCCGGCGCGTTCGACGAAGAATGTGTCGAACAGGCCCGCAGTGCCGCTGCTGCGTTCGGAGCCGAACCCGGCGCCGAGCGGGAAGACATCACCGACAAGATGATCGTCACGATCGACCCACCTGACGCCAAGGATTTCGACGACGCGATCAGCCTGGAGACGGACACCGACGGGAACTGGGTGCTCGGCGTGCACATCGCCGACGTCAGCCACTTCATCCCCGCCGGCTCGGCGCTGGATGAAGAGGCCCGCCTTCGGGGCAACAGCGTCTACCTGCCGGGCAAGACGATTCCCATGCTGCCGGAGGTCCTCAGCAACGGCATTTGCAGCCTCCAGCCCGACCAGCCCCGGTTCACCAAGAGCGTCTACATCACCTACGACGACGCGGGCAAGATCTTGCATCGCCGCTTCGCCAACAGCATCATTCGCTCCAAGGCCCGGCTGACCTATGAACTGGCCGACCGCATTCTCAAGGGCCACACCAAGGGCGCCAAGCCCGAGGTCATCCAGTTGCTCGGCAAGATGGAGTCGCTCGCCCGACGGATCGAGAAGCGACGCACGGACGACGGAATGCTCCATCTCGACCTGCCTGAGCCCGAGTTGGACTTCGACGAGTCGGGTCAGGTCGTGGACGCTCATCCCGCCGACAACAGCTATCCGCACACGATCATCGAGATGTTCATGGTCGAGGCCAACGACGCCGTCGCCTCGTTGCTCGACCGGCTCGACGTGCCGTTCATGCGCCGCATTCACCCCGAGCCCGATGCCCTGAGCATCAAGAACCTCTCCAAGCTGCTCCGCACGATGGGCTTTCCCATGCCGCGCAACCCTGATCGAGGGGCGATCCAGGACCTGCTCGATTCCGTCAAGGACGCCGAGCGCTCGCTGGCGGTCAATCTCGTCGTCCTGAGGAGCTTCGAAAAGGCCCAGTATGCGCCGCTGCACATCGGCCACTACGCCCTGGCCTCGACGCACTACTGCCATTTCACCAGTCCGATCCGCCGGTACGCGGACCTGCTGGTGCATCGCCAGTTGCAGTTTCACCTCCAGGATCGGATGGACACCGCCAGGCAGATCGCCGCCGGTCAGGACCTGGCCGCGGTGGGCAAGCACATCACCTTCACCGAGCAGCGGGCCGAAGACGCCGAGCGCGACCTGGTCGCCGTGCTCACCCTGCAAATGCTCAGCAAGCGGGTCGGCGAAGAGCTGGACTGCGTCGTGACGGGACTGGCCGGGTTCGGGCTGTTCGTCCAGTCGCGCAAATTCGGGATCGAGGGACTCATCAAGTTCGAAGACCTCGGACCCGACAAGTGGCAGCTCAATAAGCCCGCCCAGTGCGTTGTCGGCGAGCGCAGTGGCCAGGAGGTCCATCTGGGCCAGCCCATGCACGTCCGCATCGTTTCGGTCAACGTGCCGGGACGTCAGTTGAACCTTGCCCCCGTGACGTTGCTGGGCGAGGGCCGAGGCAAGTCACGACGCGAGTCGGACCGCAAGCCTCGCCGAAACGCTCGCAAGTCGGCCCGCAAGCCTCAGACGAAGAAGAAGAGGCACAAGTAG
- the rpsT gene encoding 30S ribosomal protein S20 — MAHSLSAKKRVRQNAKRRVINRARKSQVKTQVKRLETALGAGNVEAADTEFRATVKKLDKVAATSTMHKKTAARKKSRLAKKLNVLKAKQQSS; from the coding sequence GTGGCACATTCGTTATCAGCGAAGAAGAGAGTCAGGCAGAACGCCAAGAGGCGAGTAATCAACCGGGCCCGCAAGAGCCAGGTCAAGACGCAGGTCAAGCGTCTCGAAACCGCCTTGGGTGCAGGCAACGTCGAGGCGGCCGATACGGAATTCCGAGCGACGGTCAAGAAGCTGGACAAGGTCGCCGCCACCAGCACGATGCACAAGAAGACGGCCGCCCGGAAGAAGTCCCGGCTGGCCAAGAAGCTCAATGTCCTGAAGGCCAAACAGCAGAGCAGTTAG